The sequence below is a genomic window from Streptosporangium lutulentum.
TTTGTTGATCACCAGCTTTCCGTCGTGGGGTTTGCCGTCGAAACCCCAGTAGGTCATGCTGATCATTCTGAGATCGTCGGGTTGCACCGGGCATCCAGGACGCCAGGAATGGCGCAGCTGGTCCGAGGACACCCTCGTCACCGTGGCGGTGAACGGTTGCGAGGCGCCGGGGGGCGAGGTCGCCGCCGCGGGAGACGCCGCCGTCACCGTCGCGATGCCGGCCACGCTGAGCAGGACGAGTGCCGCCGCCGTCGGCGCACGGTGTGGGATGAATGTCATCTCCCCAGGTTAGGCACTCTCCGGCCGCCCGCCGGATCCGACCGGCCGTTGTCGTCTGACGCGTACCTCGTCAGGATCATGAAGGAGAGCCCGCGAGCGCCTCACGGAGCGGACCCGCGCCGGGCGCGATAGGCGCTGGCCTTGGCCCGGTTCTGGCAGGACAGGTCGCAGAACCGGCGCGAGGCGTTGCGCGTGATGTCCATGAACACCAGGTCGCATCCGCCGGCCTGGCACCGGCCCAGCCGCGCGGCCTGCCCCACCCCGATGATCATTGCCAGGGCGGTCCCCGCGTCGGCCACCCAGGCGTCGACCAGGCGCGCGTCCTGCCGATGGAACGACAGCGTGTGCGTGTCCTCGTGCAGGGTGGGCACCGCCGAGTGCCGTATGAGCAGATCGTTGAGGGCGGCGACCGGCGGATCGGGAGCGCCGAACACCGACCGCAGCACCTCGGCCGCCGAGGCCAGGGCGTCGACGTCGGTGAGCGGCATCCCGGCGGCCTCGGGCCGGTCGGCGGTCAGCGCGGCCCGGCGGGAGGCCGCGGTGCCGGGCGGGGTCACCGTGCGGCCGTGCGTCCGGGTCACCGCCAAACGGTTCACCAGGAGTACGGCCAGCGCGGCCCGGCTGCTGACATAACTGTCTATTTGGGATTGACCAGTGATGTTCCATCCGTCTATCGTCACTGCCGTATCGTATCTAGACAGTGAGGTTTTGTGATGTCTCTCGCCCGGCGGATGTGGCACCAGATCGAACCGGTCCACGCGGCCGTCTACTTCGCCCCCCAGGTCTTCGACGAGGCCGCCAAGCTCGGCTACGACGTGCGGTCGCGCTGGCCCAGCTACTTCGCCTGGCGTACGGCCCCGCTCGGTGAGGCAGGACCCCGGCTGGTGACCGCCACCCACTACAGCTTCAGCCCCACGATGATCGCCGGGATCGTCCCCGCGATCTGGGCCGTCGCGAGTCCCGAACAGGTGCTGGAGGCCAGGCTCAGGGGCATGGACAGGACCCTGCGCGACCTGCTGGGCGAGGGGGTGAACCAGGCCGAACTGGCGGAACTGGCCAGGCGGGCGGCCGAGAGCGTGGACGTCGCGGGCAGGCCGATGGCCGCCGCCAACCTTGACCTGCCCTGGCCGGACGAGCCGCACCTGGCACTCTGGCAGGCCTACACCGTGCTGCGGGAGCACCGCGGCGACGGCCATCTCACCGCGCTGCGGGCGGCGGGTCTTGACGGCTGCGAGGCGCTGGTCTCCTTCGCCGCGATCGGTGCCGCACCGGCCGCCAACTTCGCCGGGCGCGGCTGGAGCGAGGACGAGTGGGCCGCCGCGAGCGACCGGCTCGCCTCGCGCGGCCTCCTCGACGCGAACGGCGCGGCCACCGAGGCCGGACGGCGGCTGCGCGACCAGGTCGAACGCATGACCGACGACCTGGCCGCCGGACCGTGGCGGGCGTTGGGCGAGCAGCGTGCCGACCGGCTGGCCGAACTGAGCCTGCCCTTCCTCGGCGCGATCTTCCAGACGGGCATGCTGCCGGCCCAGAGCACGCTCGGCATCGGCACCGTGCAGGCGCCGGACTGAGGCTCGGACTCCTTCCGGAGCTTTCGGAGAGCAGGCGGGGAGGACGGTACGGCCGCGCCCCGATGTCCCGTGGGATTTCGAGCACCGTCTCCGTGAGGACGGGCCGCTCCTCCTTGCGGCGGCGGGATCCGGCGCCGATCCTGGGGAGATGGGGATGACTCCGGGCGAGGCGCGGCGGCGGTTCCGGGCGGGCGAGCGCGTTCCGACCGCCGGGTGGTGTCCGGGCTGGACGCAGGCCAACCTGCTGGCGGTTCCCCGCGATCGTGCGTACGACGTGCTGCTGTTCGCGCAGCGAAATCCCCAGGCCTGCCCGGTTCTGGACGTCGGTGAGCCCGGGGCGGTGCGCACAGAGATCTTCGACGGCGATCTGCGGACCGACCTGCCCGCCTACGTCGTCTACGAACACGGGGCCGCCGTCGCCGAGGTCACCGACGCCACCGGCTTCTGGCGCGAGGACCTCGTCGCCTTCCTGTTCGGCTGCAGCTTCACCTTCGAGGACGCGCTGATCCGGGCGGGGGTCCCGGTCCGTCACATCGAGGCGGGCACGAACGTGCCGATGTATCGCACGTCCGTGCCCTGCGTTCCGGCCGGTGCGCTGTCGGGACCCCTGGTGGTCTCCATGCGACCGGTTCCGGCGTCACTGGTGGCCACGGCGGTACGGGTGACCTCGCGGTATCCCATGGTTCACGGGGCGCCCGTACACGTCGGCGAACCCCGGGAGATCGGCGTCTCCGACCTGACCATGCCCGACTTCGGCGATCCGGTCGAGGTACGGCCCGGCGAGATCCCGCTTTTCTGGGCCTGCGGGGTCACGCCGCAGGCGGCGGTCCTGGCCGGCGGCGTCGAATTCGCCATCGGCCACGCGCCCGGGCACATGGCCATCACCGACGCCCGCGACAGCCGGTTCCTCGTCCCCTGACCCGCGGTCCGCCCCGGCCTCACGTGTCCGGCCGGGTTCCTACTCGGCCGCGGACGGGGCGACCTCGTACGAGCCGGTGGACCGGCTGGCGATGGGCATGGCCAGTGTCGAGCACGTCCTGCACACCAACGCCGACGCGGGCGTCGACACCGCGCTTCCCGCCGTCGTCGTGGACCTGTTCCGGCGCGGCATGGACGCGGGACACGCGGCCGACAGCTTCTCCAGCCTGGTGGAGGTGATGAAGAAGGCGGGCTAGCGGTCCGTGCCCACCCGGTGGCGCTCGTTCACCGGGTGGGCACGACCCCGCGGACGGGGCACGTCAGGGGCCGGCCATGGTTTTTCGGGCTTGACCTCAACATGAGTCGAGGTTGCAGGCTTGGCCGCAGGAGCCGGAGCCGATCGAAGGGGTTTCATGCGCGCGGTGTGGTTGAAGGAGTTCGGCGGGCCCGAGGCGCTCGTCGCGGCGGAGACGCCGGATCCGGTGGCAGGGCCCGGGCAGGCGTTGGTCGAGGTGGAGTTCGCCAACATCACCTTCGTGGAGACCCAGCTCCGTGCGGGCACCGGGCCGTTCACGGTGGAGTTGCCGATGATTCCGGGCAACGGTGTCGGCGGTGTGGTCACGTCGGTCGGCACGGAGGCGGACCGGAGGCTGATCGGAAGGCGGGTGGTCAGCGGCACGGGTGGCTCGGGTGGCTATGCCGAGCGTGCCGTGGTGGACGCCGGCGGGCTCTTCGAGGTGCCGGACGGTATGGAACTCGACACCGCGGTGGCGTTGCTGGCCGACGGGCGCACGGCGATGTCGATGGCCGAGGCGGTCGAGCTGCGCGCCGGGGAAAGAGTGCTGGTCGAGGCCGCCGCGGGCGGGGTGGGCACCCTGCTGGTCCAGCTCGCGCGGGCGGCCGGAGCCAGGGTCGTCGCGGCGGCGGGTGGCGCGCGCAAGGTCGGACTGGCGCGCGGCCTGGGCGCCGACGTGGCGGTCGACTACCGGGAGCCGGACTGGACGGAGCGGGTGCGCGAGGCCGTGGGCGGGGTGGACGTCGTCTTCGACGGGGTCGGCGGCACGATCAGCGGGTCGGCGTTCGGACTGCTCGACCGGGGCGGGCGAATGATCAGTTTCGGGCTCGCGAGCGGCGAATGGGCGAACGTCTCGGAGGAGGCAGCCGCGGACCGCGGGGTGACGCTGGTGCGGCCGGTGACGACGCCGGAGAAGATGCGTTCACTCACCGAGAGAGCGCTGGCCGAGGCGGCGGCCGGACGGTTGCGACCGGTGATCGGGCAGCGGTTCCCCCTGGACCGGGCGGCCGATGCGCACCGGGCCATCCAGTCGCGGGCCACCGTGGGCAAGACCCTGCTGGAGGTGCGGTGACGGGTTCCGGTGTCGTTTCGGTGGCCTGAGGGCGTTGAGGCGACCCGGTTTCATACCGGTGACCCGGTGCGGCGACGGGGGGCTCGCCGCACCGGGAGGCCGTGATAGTCGGATCGCGGTCGGACTATTTGGTGATGGTGAAGGTGTCGACGTCGAACAGGGAGCC
It includes:
- a CDS encoding CGNR zinc finger domain-containing protein, which produces MTIDGWNITGQSQIDSYVSSRAALAVLLVNRLAVTRTHGRTVTPPGTAASRRAALTADRPEAAGMPLTDVDALASAAEVLRSVFGAPDPPVAALNDLLIRHSAVPTLHEDTHTLSFHRQDARLVDAWVADAGTALAMIIGVGQAARLGRCQAGGCDLVFMDITRNASRRFCDLSCQNRAKASAYRARRGSAP
- a CDS encoding SCO6745 family protein — encoded protein: MSLARRMWHQIEPVHAAVYFAPQVFDEAAKLGYDVRSRWPSYFAWRTAPLGEAGPRLVTATHYSFSPTMIAGIVPAIWAVASPEQVLEARLRGMDRTLRDLLGEGVNQAELAELARRAAESVDVAGRPMAAANLDLPWPDEPHLALWQAYTVLREHRGDGHLTALRAAGLDGCEALVSFAAIGAAPAANFAGRGWSEDEWAAASDRLASRGLLDANGAATEAGRRLRDQVERMTDDLAAGPWRALGEQRADRLAELSLPFLGAIFQTGMLPAQSTLGIGTVQAPD
- a CDS encoding putative hydro-lyase yields the protein MGMTPGEARRRFRAGERVPTAGWCPGWTQANLLAVPRDRAYDVLLFAQRNPQACPVLDVGEPGAVRTEIFDGDLRTDLPAYVVYEHGAAVAEVTDATGFWREDLVAFLFGCSFTFEDALIRAGVPVRHIEAGTNVPMYRTSVPCVPAGALSGPLVVSMRPVPASLVATAVRVTSRYPMVHGAPVHVGEPREIGVSDLTMPDFGDPVEVRPGEIPLFWACGVTPQAAVLAGGVEFAIGHAPGHMAITDARDSRFLVP
- a CDS encoding zinc-binding dehydrogenase; the encoded protein is MRAVWLKEFGGPEALVAAETPDPVAGPGQALVEVEFANITFVETQLRAGTGPFTVELPMIPGNGVGGVVTSVGTEADRRLIGRRVVSGTGGSGGYAERAVVDAGGLFEVPDGMELDTAVALLADGRTAMSMAEAVELRAGERVLVEAAAGGVGTLLVQLARAAGARVVAAAGGARKVGLARGLGADVAVDYREPDWTERVREAVGGVDVVFDGVGGTISGSAFGLLDRGGRMISFGLASGEWANVSEEAAADRGVTLVRPVTTPEKMRSLTERALAEAAAGRLRPVIGQRFPLDRAADAHRAIQSRATVGKTLLEVR